One stretch of Cellulomonas wangsupingiae DNA includes these proteins:
- a CDS encoding quinone oxidoreductase family protein, translating to MRAVIATRAGGPEVLEPTDVPDPAPGPDEVLVRLAAAGVNFIDTYRRAGVYRMPFPHVVGSEGAGEVVAVGADVTTLAPGDRVAWASAPGSYAELVTVAERHVLPVPATVDDRTAAALPMQGLTAHYLVTSTFPVARGHDVLLHGGAGGVGLLLTQLAAARGARVVATVGSPDKEHLARAAGAAEVIRYRELSDLPTELPALVRELTGGRGVDVVYDGVGKDTFDASLASLAPRGTLVLFGASSGQVPPVDLQRLNAAGSLYVTRPTIGDYTASRDELLWRADELFDAVTAGALDVRVGATFPLAEAADAHRALEGRATTGKVLLLP from the coding sequence ATGCGCGCCGTCATCGCGACCCGGGCCGGCGGCCCTGAGGTCCTCGAGCCCACCGACGTCCCGGACCCTGCTCCCGGCCCCGACGAGGTGCTGGTGCGTCTCGCCGCGGCAGGCGTCAACTTCATCGACACGTACCGACGTGCCGGTGTCTACCGTATGCCGTTCCCGCACGTCGTGGGGTCCGAGGGCGCGGGCGAGGTCGTCGCGGTGGGCGCCGACGTCACCACCCTCGCGCCCGGGGACCGCGTCGCGTGGGCGTCCGCCCCCGGTTCGTACGCCGAGCTCGTCACCGTCGCCGAGCGCCACGTCCTGCCCGTCCCCGCCACCGTCGACGACCGGACCGCGGCCGCCCTGCCGATGCAGGGCCTGACGGCGCACTACCTGGTCACCTCGACGTTCCCGGTCGCGCGGGGGCACGACGTGCTGCTGCACGGGGGCGCCGGGGGCGTCGGGCTGCTGCTGACGCAGCTCGCCGCCGCCCGCGGCGCGCGCGTCGTCGCGACCGTCGGCTCACCCGACAAGGAGCACCTCGCCCGGGCGGCGGGTGCCGCGGAGGTCATCCGCTACCGCGAGCTGTCCGACCTGCCCACCGAGCTGCCCGCCCTCGTGCGCGAGCTCACCGGCGGCCGCGGGGTCGACGTCGTGTACGACGGCGTCGGCAAGGACACGTTCGACGCGTCCCTCGCCTCGCTCGCCCCGCGCGGCACCCTCGTGCTGTTCGGCGCGTCCTCCGGCCAGGTGCCGCCGGTCGACCTGCAGCGCCTCAACGCCGCCGGCTCCCTGTACGTCACCCGGCCGACGATCGGCGACTACACGGCGTCGCGCGACGAGCTCCTGTGGCGGGCCGACGAGCTCTTCGACGCCGTGACCGCCGGCGCTCTCGACGTCCGCGTCGGAGCGACGTTCCCCCTCGCCGAGGCCGCCGACGCCCACCGCGCCCTCGAAGGGCGCGCCACCACCGGAAAGGTGCTG
- the argC gene encoding N-acetyl-gamma-glutamyl-phosphate reductase, whose amino-acid sequence MHMTFTVAVAGASGYAGGEVLRLLLDHPDATIGTLTAHSSAGTPLGLHHPHLVDLADRVLQPTTPQALAGHDVVVLALPHGASGQVAAELEALGEDPVVLDLGADHRLVDAADWSAYYGSEHAGTWTYGLPELIDAATASRGRDRLAGARRIAVPGCNVTAVTLGLQPGVAAGLLDTSDLVAVLAVGYSGAGKALKAHLLASEAVGAAVPYAVGGSHRHIPELAQNLRAAGADDVRTSFTPVLVPMSRGILATATARLAPGVTTDDDALREVWRAAYADEPFVHVLPAGQWPTTASTAGANTAHVQVAYDARAGRVVTVTAIDNLVKGTAGGAVQSLNLALGLPETLGLPRNGVAP is encoded by the coding sequence ATGCACATGACGTTCACGGTGGCGGTGGCCGGGGCCAGCGGCTACGCAGGCGGCGAGGTCCTGCGGCTGCTCCTCGACCACCCGGACGCGACGATCGGCACCCTCACCGCCCACTCCAGCGCGGGCACACCCCTGGGGCTGCACCACCCGCACCTGGTCGACCTCGCCGACCGCGTCCTGCAGCCCACGACCCCCCAGGCGCTCGCGGGCCACGACGTCGTCGTGCTGGCACTCCCGCACGGAGCCAGCGGGCAGGTCGCAGCCGAGCTCGAGGCGCTGGGAGAGGACCCGGTGGTCCTCGACCTCGGCGCCGACCACCGCCTCGTCGACGCCGCCGACTGGTCGGCGTACTACGGCAGCGAGCACGCCGGCACGTGGACCTACGGGCTGCCCGAGCTGATCGACGCGGCGACCGCGTCACGTGGCCGCGACCGGCTGGCGGGCGCGCGCCGCATCGCCGTCCCGGGGTGCAACGTCACCGCCGTGACGCTCGGCCTGCAGCCGGGTGTCGCCGCAGGGCTCCTCGACACGTCGGACCTCGTCGCCGTCCTCGCGGTCGGGTACTCGGGTGCCGGCAAGGCGCTCAAGGCGCACCTGCTCGCCTCGGAGGCCGTCGGGGCCGCCGTGCCGTACGCGGTCGGGGGCAGCCACCGGCACATCCCGGAGCTCGCGCAGAACCTGCGCGCCGCGGGCGCGGACGACGTCCGCACCTCGTTCACGCCGGTCCTCGTGCCGATGTCGCGGGGGATCCTCGCGACCGCCACCGCGCGCCTGGCGCCGGGCGTGACGACGGACGACGACGCGCTGCGAGAGGTCTGGCGCGCGGCGTACGCGGACGAGCCGTTCGTGCACGTGCTGCCCGCCGGGCAGTGGCCGACGACCGCGTCGACCGCGGGCGCGAACACCGCGCACGTCCAGGTGGCGTACGACGCGCGGGCCGGTCGCGTCGTGACGGTCACGGCGATCGACAACCTCGTCAAGGGCACCGCCGGCGGTGCCGTCCAGTCCCTCAACCTCGCACTGGGCCTGCCGGAGACGCTCGGCCTGCCGCGGAACGGAGTCGCCCCGTGA